The nucleotide sequence CGGATGCCAAGGGCGTGGCCATCTACGCACCGGATGCGGCGCGCCTGTCTCGCCGCCTCACGCCCGCCGAATTCGACAGCATCAGCGGTTACAGCGATAGCAATGACAAGGCATGGACGAATACGCTGAGCCTGGCCACGAATGGCGACTTGTTCCAGCTGCCTGCCGGCACGGTGAAAATCGCCACGATAGCTGAAGCGAGCAAGCAGGGCTTCAGCAACGAACCCGATGCGCGCATCGATGAAGGCTATTTCAATATCGCCACCGGTTCGGGCACCACTGCCGGCACCCGTTCGCGCTATGCGCTGGGCGCGGAATTGAATGTGCCGCTGCATGAAAAGCTGACGGGTACCCTGGCTGGCCGTTATGACCGCTACAGCTTTGCCGGCCGCAAGGAAGGCAAGTTCACCTACAACGGCGGACTGGAACTGCGCCCGGCGCCCGAGCTGCTGTTCCGCGCCAACTACGCCACCAGCTTCCGCGCGCCGGACATGAATTACATCTACCAGGCCCGCGGCAAAGGCTATTATTCGAGCACCACCGACTACTACCGTTGCGACGCTGCCGGGCAAGCCATCGAAGGCTGCGAATATGCCAATAAATCGCCTGGCGCCGATTACGTGCAGAACGGCAGCCGCGACCTGCAGTCGGAAAAGGGCAAGTCCTTCGGCGTGGGCGCCGTCTGGTCGCCGAGTTCCAATTTCGACGTCTCGGTCGACTACTGGAGCATCAAGATCGATGACCTGGTGACCAACCTGAGCGCCGACAAGCTGCTGCGCGATGAATCCGACTGCCGCCTGGGCAAGGCCGACATCGGCTCGCCGACCTGCGTCGATACCGTGGGCCGCATCGAGCGTTACGCGGCCAATGCCTTGAACAAGGCGGGCGAGATCAAGACCATCACCGTCAACCCGATCAACGCAGCCAAGCAAAGCAGCAGCGGCGTCGACATCAGCCTGAAGTATTTGCTGCGTACGACAGACTATGGCCGTTTTGCCTTCAAGGCCAACTACGCCCGGGTGCTGAGCAAGAAATCGCAGCAATTCGTCGGCGATGAAGAGACCGACGAAACCAAATCGATGACGAACATGGATTGGCCTGACAAGCTGAACCTGAGCGTCAACTGGGCTGCTGGCGACTGGTCGAATACCTTGCTGGTCAGCCGCTACGGCAAGGTGCCGAATGCCGCCGGCACCGGCTACCTGACGCCGACGGCGCTGGCCAACATCAGCACCGTCTACCGCATCAATGACCGCGCCACCGTCTCGCTGATCGTCAACAATGTGTTCGACAAGATCAAGCGCGATACCAGCAATGGCTGGCCGTACTACCCAATCGGCAATTACAGCCCGCAAGGCCGCCAGGGATGGATCGAGTTCAACTACCATTTTGGCTCGTAACTCACGCTTGCCAGAACAAGGCCGGAGCAGCTGACGCTGTTCCGGCTTTTTTATTGGCCGCTGCGTTTTTACCTGACCGCCACTCTATAATTGCCCGCTTGTCCCCCTTGATGGAGCTAGCCCGATGCTACGCCATGTCCTGTTGTCCGCCGCCGTGTTTTCCCTGTTCTCCGTCAACGCGCATGCCGCACGCGATATGCGGCAGTTTTCCCTGAGGACGGTGGCCGAGTACTCGGGTTTCCAGCAGACCGGCCGCTACGAGGAGGTGGAAGCCTTGTGCCAGCGCTTCGAGGAGCACCATCCGAAACAGGTGCGCTGCTTTGAATTTGGCCGCACGCCGGAAGGACGACGCATGCTGGTGCTGGCCGTTTCCAACACGGGAGCGCTGACGCCGGAGGCGGCCAAGCTGCGCAAGTTACCGGTACTGCTGGTACAGGGCGGCATCCATGCAGGCGAAATCGACGGCAAGGATGCCGGTTTCCTGGCCCTGCGCGAAGTCTTGGAAGGCAAGGCGGCCGCCGGCGCGCTGGACAAGCAGGTGCTGCTATTCGTGCCGGTGCTGAATGTCGACGGCCATGAGCGCTTTGCTGCCTGGAACCGCCCGAACCAGCGGGGGCCGCAGGAAATGGGCTGGCGCAGCACGGCGCAGAATTTTAATTTGAACCGTGACTACATGAAGGCCGACTCTCCCGAGATGCAGCACATGCTGGCGCTGGTCAATGCCTGGGATCCTCTGGCTTACGTGGACTTGCACGTGACGGACGGCGCGCAGTTCGAACCCGATATCTCGATCCAGGTCGAACCCGTGCACGCGGGCGATACGGCCTTGCGTGTGGCGGGGACGGCCCTGCGCGACGGCGTGCTTGCCGACCTGGCAAAGCAGGGTTCCGATCCGAAGCCGTTCTACATGTCGTTTGCCGAGGAAGACAATCCCCAGTCGGGTTTTGTCGATTCGACGCCGAATCCGCGCTTTTCGCACGGCTATTTCCTGTTACGTAACCGTTTCGGCGTGCTGGTGGAAACCCACTCGTGGAAGGACTACCCAACCCGTGTGCGCATCACGCGCAACACCATCATTTCCCTGCTGTCGCACATGGCGCAGCACGGTGCCGCATGGCGGCAGACTGCCATGGAAGCGGACATGCGCGCGATGCAGCTGGCCGGCAGCCAGCTTCCCCTCAGCTACAAGACCACGGAGAAAAGCCGCATGATCGCGTTTCGCGGCTATGCCTATACGCGCACGCCGTCCGAGGTCTCGGGCGCGCTGATGACGCGCTATGACGAAAAGACGCCGCAAATCTGGAACGTGCCCTTGCGCGACGAGATCGTGCCCGACCTGCAGGCGGCCGCGCCGAAGGCCGGCTACCTGGTGCCGCGCGCGCAGGCGGCCATGGTGGGTGCCAAACTGCGCCAGCACGGCATCGCCTACCAGGAGATGAGCAGCATCATCGCCAGGCAGAATGTGGAAGTCTTCCGCGCCACACAAGTGAAGTTTGGCGCGCAGTCGTTCGAAGGACGCCAGACGCTGGCGGTACAGGGCGAATGGCAAAAGGAAGAGCGCCTGGTCGATGCGGGCGTGCTGTACGTGCCCGTCAACCAGCCGAAGGCGCGCCTGGTGATGGCGCTGCTCGAACCGCGCGCGCCCGATTCGCTGCTGGCCTGGGGCAGCTTCAACACCGCGTTCGAGCGCAAGGAATACATGGAAGACTATGTGGCCGAGGATGTGGCGCGCGCGCAGATGGCGGCCGACCCGGCGCTGGCGGCACAATTCCGGCAGAAGCTGGCCGACGAGCCCGCGTTTGCAAAGAATCCGCATGCGCGCCTGGAATTTTTCGCCCGCCGCCACGCCTCGTGGGATGAGCGGCTGAACCTGTATCCGGTCATGCGTGTCGACGTGGCGCCCGTCAGTTTCATGGATTGATAAGGCCCGTGATGACGGTGATGCGAAAACGCCAGTCTTCCAATCCTCCGCGTCAGCGACCACCTGTTCCATGCATCGGTTTCCCATGACGGAAAAAAAGCAGAAAAAAATCCTCCTGTTGAGCGTCTCTGCCGGCGCCGGCCACATGCGCGCGGCGCAAGCCATCGAGGCATATGCGGCGCGCGATGACGGCACTGGTCTCGCGGCAAAAGCCCGTCATCTGGATGTGATGGACTTTGTCACGCCCGCATTCCGCAAGCTGTACACGGATTTTTACATCAAGCTGGTCAACAAGGCACCCGCGCTGTGGGGCTATCTCTACCATGCCAGCCATGACGCGCCCAAGGATAGCTCCATGCAGCGCCTGCGCCGTGGCATCGAGCGCCTCAACACGCGCGCCCTGATGGCGCAGATCGCCGCCTTCCAGCCCGACGCCATCATCTGCACGCATTTTCTGCCGGCCGAACTGTTGTCGCGCGCGCTGCGCCAGGAACAGCTGGCCTGCCCCGTCTGGGTACAGGTCACCGACTTCGATTTGCACCGCATGTGGGTGCAAGAACGGATGCAGGGCTATTTTGCCGCCACCGACGAGGTGGCGTTCCGCATGC is from Janthinobacterium sp. 61 and encodes:
- a CDS encoding TonB-dependent siderophore receptor; the encoded protein is MSKQFKLTPLSLGVLAILGGTAWQAHAQTQAPTADQQSAATPPAVVVTGSRIPRASLEGPSSVTILTGDEITKQGYKNVFDALTSQVQNSGFTQGEDYGNTFTPSANTISLRGLGPNHTLILLNGRRLADFPIAYDGAVNFTNLANIPSSIVDRIEILNGGASAIYGSDAIAGVVNVILKKQAEGFDINVKLGGTSRGGAGNQRVQLTGGGNFDKLHTLFSVELSERDPLWSMDRDFMTSRSGVPTTVASRRVMASGTSGRYVDLGDTCSQFGDMFGGSVSKYTAKNGSYCASPKARPTYWTTQTKNSSQNVFGSANYELDADTTLFADFLIGKNKTVNTTRGPSWTSASLGNGYFLNQNSGAYEEWTRFMSPEEIGGVQRYKRSWDDMATAISLGAKGRIPGTAWQYEANYNASVYKSEGHTPRILSNIDSFFLGPKLGTDAKGVAIYAPDAARLSRRLTPAEFDSISGYSDSNDKAWTNTLSLATNGDLFQLPAGTVKIATIAEASKQGFSNEPDARIDEGYFNIATGSGTTAGTRSRYALGAELNVPLHEKLTGTLAGRYDRYSFAGRKEGKFTYNGGLELRPAPELLFRANYATSFRAPDMNYIYQARGKGYYSSTTDYYRCDAAGQAIEGCEYANKSPGADYVQNGSRDLQSEKGKSFGVGAVWSPSSNFDVSVDYWSIKIDDLVTNLSADKLLRDESDCRLGKADIGSPTCVDTVGRIERYAANALNKAGEIKTITVNPINAAKQSSSGVDISLKYLLRTTDYGRFAFKANYARVLSKKSQQFVGDEETDETKSMTNMDWPDKLNLSVNWAAGDWSNTLLVSRYGKVPNAAGTGYLTPTALANISTVYRINDRATVSLIVNNVFDKIKRDTSNGWPYYPIGNYSPQGRQGWIEFNYHFGS
- a CDS encoding M14 family metallopeptidase, with product MLRHVLLSAAVFSLFSVNAHAARDMRQFSLRTVAEYSGFQQTGRYEEVEALCQRFEEHHPKQVRCFEFGRTPEGRRMLVLAVSNTGALTPEAAKLRKLPVLLVQGGIHAGEIDGKDAGFLALREVLEGKAAAGALDKQVLLFVPVLNVDGHERFAAWNRPNQRGPQEMGWRSTAQNFNLNRDYMKADSPEMQHMLALVNAWDPLAYVDLHVTDGAQFEPDISIQVEPVHAGDTALRVAGTALRDGVLADLAKQGSDPKPFYMSFAEEDNPQSGFVDSTPNPRFSHGYFLLRNRFGVLVETHSWKDYPTRVRITRNTIISLLSHMAQHGAAWRQTAMEADMRAMQLAGSQLPLSYKTTEKSRMIAFRGYAYTRTPSEVSGALMTRYDEKTPQIWNVPLRDEIVPDLQAAAPKAGYLVPRAQAAMVGAKLRQHGIAYQEMSSIIARQNVEVFRATQVKFGAQSFEGRQTLAVQGEWQKEERLVDAGVLYVPVNQPKARLVMALLEPRAPDSLLAWGSFNTAFERKEYMEDYVAEDVARAQMAADPALAAQFRQKLADEPAFAKNPHARLEFFARRHASWDERLNLYPVMRVDVAPVSFMD